ATTATCCGGCGTTAAGGTTGCTGCAATGCACTCCAATATGGATAGGGATGCATTGTACAGAACAGAACAATCATTGATTCAGAAGCAGATAAGACTATTGTATGTGTCACCGGAAAGAGTCAATTCCAATGGATTTGTTGATTTTTTGAAAAGACTGGATGTAAGTCTTTTTGCTGTAGATGAAGCACACTGCGTATCTGTGTGGGGCAATGATTTCAGACCTGATTATGTAGAGTTGGCTAGAGTCAGGGATGCATTCCCTCATGTTCCTTTCATCGCACTGACAGCCACTGCCGACGATTCTACCCAATCAGATATTTGTAAGCAACTCCATTTAACACAACCTAAAAAATTTATTTCCAGCTTTGAACGCAAAAATATAATTACTGAATCCAGACCATCTCAAAACAGACTCAGACAGATAATAGAATTTCTTCAAAAAACCCGAAGCAAAGTGGTATTATCTATTGTCTGAGCAGGAAAGAGACAGAAAACCTTTCTGCAAAACTAAAACTGTCGGGTTACAAATGTGCTTATTATCATGCTGGAATGGATCCGTCAGAAAGGACAAAAATCCAGAAGGAATTTCAGGATGATGAATTACAGTTTATATGTGCCACGATTGCATTTGGCATGGGAATAGATAAGTCCAATATCAGATGGATTATTCACTTTTCAATGCCAAAAAATCTCGAAGGTTATTATCAGGAAATCGGCCGGGCAGGGCGGGATGGCACACAGGCGAGAGCATTACTTTTTTACGGGTGGAATGATTATACTATTCAAAAAAGATTTATTGACGAAAGTGAAGCAAATCAGACTTTCAAAACCGTGCAATATGCAAAACTGGAACGGATGTGGGAGTATGCCAATGCATCTGAATGCCGGACAAATCTTGTACTGAATTATTTTGGAGAATACAGGTCTGAAGGCTGTGGTCATTGTGACAACTGTCTTGCCCCTCCAAAAGGATTTAACGCAAGTATTATCGCTCAAAAAGCGCTATCTGCTGTCAAACGAACCAATGAAGAGGTCAGTATGAACATATTGATAGACATACTCAGAGGATCGGGTAGGGCTGAAATAAGAGATGCCGGCTATGACCGTATCAAGACATTCGGAGCAGGTCGGGACATATCTTTTATAGATTGGAAGATATATATTACCCAAATGGTCAATCAGGGATTTTTGAAGATTGATTATACCGATGGTTTTAAATTGAAACTCACTCCTTTATCTGATGCTGTGTTGTTTGAAAATAAACAGGTGAAAATGGTGCAAATAAGCTTCGGTGCGGAGATAGCCCCAAAAGAAAAAGCGAAACCTGCCATACAGTTTGTAGAAGAAGGTTTGATGCAGGAATTAAAAAGCTGGCGGAGCGTATTGGCAAAAGAAAAGGCTGTGCCGGCTTATGTCATTTTTCCGGATAAAGTTTTTGAACAGATAGTTGAAAAAATGCCTCTTACTAAAGGAGCACTTGAAAATGTCGAAGGTATTGGTAGAGTTAAGCTGGAGCAATACGGCGAGCAACTTCTTTTTATCATCCAAAAATTTATCAATACACAAGATCACAAAAAAAACATAAAGGGTAAAACCTATCTCGACACACTGATGCTTTATAAACTGGGATTGAGTCCGGAAGAAATCGCCGGACAGAGAGGTATTTCGGTTGTTACTGTGTTCTCACATTTTGCCCACCTGTACAATCAGGATGAAGAAATTGACCTGTTAAAATATGTCTCCATCACCGAAATTCAACTGATAGAAGAAGCATGGAAAAAAGGCGGTAAAGCAATGGAATTGGCTGTTATAGCCGAAAATCTAAAAGCGCCTCTCGAATTTCATAAAATCAGACTGGCATTGGCTTATCTATTAAAAAAGGAAAAACAAGGAAATAAATAATAACTCTGTAAATTATTTGAAATGAGAATCAACGTATTATTAGTGTCAATATGGATGTTTACTTTCTTTATAAATGGCTATGCACAAAAGAAATGGCCGAAAGTCTATCTGGAAGCAGGTAATATCTGCCTGAATGAACCTTACAAGTTGGTTTTTCACGATGAGTTTGAAGGTCAAACTTTGGATACAACCAAATGGGTCACTTATTATCCTTACGGGCCAAAGACGAAACCTGATTCGTGTGCTTTTTGCAGGACGCACGTTACAGCGAATATTTTCAGAGATACAAATGCAATAGTAGAAAATGGTTTTTTGCGATTGAAAACAGACAGACAGGACGGCGAATGGTTTGGTAAAAAATATAATTATACTTCAGGCCTCGTACATTCCAATCAGGTCTTTAATACTTACGGTAAGTATGAAATACGGTTTAAGCTGCCTCCCGGTGGTCAGCAATGGCCTGCATTCTGGGTTTTTGGTTGGAGTATTGAAATTGATATTTTCGAATTTATCTGTAAAGGCACAAAAAAAATAGAATTGTCCCTACATAAATGGATCAATGAAGGATGTCCGAATAAAAACCCTAAAAAAGGAGCTCCATGTTTTAGCAGCAGGTCTGGAGTGGTGGACTTCGGGATTGATTTTTCAAAAGACTTTAACACCATGAGCCTTGAATACGATCCCAATATGATCCGATATTATCTCAATGGAAATATGATCCGATATATCCCCAAATACTACGACAAAAAAGGAAATCCCGTTACGACTTGTAATATTCCTGCGGGTGAGTATTACGAAAACCCTTCCTTTCCTATACATGGACACCCCGTAAATGTAATTGCCAATCAATCTCAATGCGGTAAACATAAAGAGAAGAAGCCGGTTTATCCCAATTACATGGATATTGACTTCATCAGAGTTTATCAAAAGAAGATTCAGGCAGGTCTGGCTGAAATAAATGCGACAGTTCCATAAATAAAGATATTAAACTCAAGACCTGATGACCGCTATGGCCCGCAAAATTGCTTTGAAGTTTATTGTTAAGAATCCTGATTGTAAAAAAATTAAAAAAATATGACCGAAAACTTGACATATATGACAAATGACGTTATATTTGTGACAAATTACATGTTATGAAAAAATATCAATATTCTGATTCATTTGATTTTGCGACTGAGCCTGTGGCATTATACCTTGCAGGTGCAGTTGCATCTGATATAAGTTTGGCGTCCGTAAAGTTTGCAAGAGATGGTGTTACTGTGGCTTATATGTGGAGTATTGCGGAGAAATTAGGATTGAGTTTGCAGGATATCAGCTATGTGTTGCATGTGTCTGTTCGCACTATTCAGAGATTTCAGCCTACTGATAAGCTGGATTCTGACGCATCTTCCAAAGTCATCCAGTTGGCATCTTTGCTGAAGTTTGGTACAGATGTTTTTGGTGATGAGGCTTCATTTCGCACCTGGCTAAGGTCCGGTTTACAAGTGTTTGAGGACAAGTCACCTTTAGAGTTATTGGATACACCTTTTGGCTTTCAGTTGGTAGAGCAGGTATTGGGCAGGATTGAGCATGGCATATTTGCCTGATCCGGTAGATAGAACAATAATGACAATGCTTTACAGGATTGCAAAAAGTAAATATATCAGGGATTTGTCCGGTGAAGGAGCCAGATTATACGGTGGTCGATGGAACAGACCGGGTGTTCCTGTTTTATATACCAGTGAAACCAGATCTCTGGCAGTTTTGGAACTTTTAGTTCACTTTAATGCTGTAGCAGCTTTGAAACAAAGGTACTCGGTCGTTTGCCTCAGTCTGGATAAAAAACATATTTATGATCCTGAAAATTTGCAAAAAGAAAATTTGTTTCAAATGTCCAATAACGCAGAATTTTGGGATATGACAGAATATTATTTTAATGAAAAAAATGTGCTTGCCATCAGAGTTCCCAGTGCTCTTATTCATCAGGAATATAATGTATTGCTGAATCCATTACACGATGCTTTCGATGAGTTGCAGGTTTTGGGTTATGAAAATAAAGTTTTTGATCAAAGATTTGGCAATTTATATTCTCAATAATACAGACTGAAAGAAATCCTTAATTCTTGTCCTTTTTCAAAAGAGTTGAAATTTCAATTGCAGCACGTTCAGAAGCACCTGCCTCGCCCAATAGTTTACGCAGTAATTTATAATCATTTTTAATCTGTACATCTTTACCGTTTTCGATTTTTTGGATTTCTTTTCTTATATTTTCGGGCGTTAATTCATTCTGAATTAATTCCGTCACTACTTCTTTATTTGAAACAAGATTGACTAATGAAATATATTTTATATCTACAAGTCGCCTGGCTATAACATAAGATAGTTTATTTCCTTTGTAGCAGACTATCTGAGGCACATCAAATAATGCGGTTTCCAATGTCGCTGTTCCACTACTAACTATTGCGAGTTCAGCTACTGAAAGTAAATTATAAGTTTGATCCTTCACAATCCGGATTTTTGAATCTGTGGGATAGCTTTCAATGATTTCCTGATAAATTGAATCATCCAGACTTCCTGCTGCACCTATAATAATCTCATACGGCATTCTGTCAATCGCTTTTAGGAAAATCGGAAGCATGGTTTTTACTTCCTGCTTTCTGCTGCCGGGTAAAAGTGCGAGGATGGGTTTTGAAGCTCCTTCCTGAAGAATATTTTTTGGTTTATATTCCTTCACAGCATCCAGCAGCGGATGACCGGTAAATATGCTTTCATATCCGAATTTTGCAAAAAAATCTTTTTCAAACGGCAGAATCACCAGAAGCAGGTCTGTATAATTGTCTAAAGCATGTACTCTGCTCTGATGCCATGCCCAGACCTGCGGTGTAATATAATAAACAACTTTTATGCCTTGATTCTTAGCCCACTTGGCCATTCGAAGATTAAAGCCAGGATAATCAATTAAAATAAGTACATCAGGCTTGAAGTTTAGAATATCTTCTTTACACTTTCGGAAATATTTCCATATGGTTGGGATATTTTTCAGGACTTCTACAAATCCCATAAAAGCCATATCCCGATAGTGAGTCACAATGTGGCAACCTTCAGACTTCATTTTGTCACCGCCCCAGGCTCTTATGTTTGTTGACGGATCAAGTTTTTTTAGAGCTTTTACCAGATTCGCACCATGCAGATCTCCGGATGCTTCTCCGGCCAGCAGGTAATACTTCATAAGCTAAATGGTTATTTCAAAATAAATCACCGTAAAACTTAAAAATCCAGGCTCCGACATATACCAGAGTTGGAAATACTATTCCCCGAAGTGTATCATCCCATTTATTTCTTTTTGCAATATTAAATGGAATTAAGTTACAACATATAGCAATCAGCAACATTGTTCTGAATCTTCTGCTCCCTACTCCTGCCCCTACTTCAGCCATAATGCCCATGTCTGTCAGTGTATTGAATATAAACTCTATTACTACAAAACCCAGAACAGGTGTAATTGCACCTAATGCCAATCCTATGACGATTGAATTTTTATCTGTCATGCTATTAATTTTCTAA
The genomic region above belongs to Saprospiraceae bacterium and contains:
- a CDS encoding RES family NAD+ phosphorylase, with the protein product MLYRIAKSKYIRDLSGEGARLYGGRWNRPGVPVLYTSETRSLAVLELLVHFNAVAALKQRYSVVCLSLDKKHIYDPENLQKENLFQMSNNAEFWDMTEYYFNEKNVLAIRVPSALIHQEYNVLLNPLHDAFDELQVLGYENKVFDQRFGNLYSQ
- a CDS encoding glycoside hydrolase family 16 protein; amino-acid sequence: MRINVLLVSIWMFTFFINGYAQKKWPKVYLEAGNICLNEPYKLVFHDEFEGQTLDTTKWVTYYPYGPKTKPDSCAFCRTHVTANIFRDTNAIVENGFLRLKTDRQDGEWFGKKYNYTSGLVHSNQVFNTYGKYEIRFKLPPGGQQWPAFWVFGWSIEIDIFEFICKGTKKIELSLHKWINEGCPNKNPKKGAPCFSSRSGVVDFGIDFSKDFNTMSLEYDPNMIRYYLNGNMIRYIPKYYDKKGNPVTTCNIPAGEYYENPSFPIHGHPVNVIANQSQCGKHKEKKPVYPNYMDIDFIRVYQKKIQAGLAEINATVP
- a CDS encoding DUF2384 domain-containing protein — encoded protein: MKKYQYSDSFDFATEPVALYLAGAVASDISLASVKFARDGVTVAYMWSIAEKLGLSLQDISYVLHVSVRTIQRFQPTDKLDSDASSKVIQLASLLKFGTDVFGDEASFRTWLRSGLQVFEDKSPLELLDTPFGFQLVEQVLGRIEHGIFA
- the lpxB gene encoding lipid-A-disaccharide synthase — protein: MKYYLLAGEASGDLHGANLVKALKKLDPSTNIRAWGGDKMKSEGCHIVTHYRDMAFMGFVEVLKNIPTIWKYFRKCKEDILNFKPDVLILIDYPGFNLRMAKWAKNQGIKVVYYITPQVWAWHQSRVHALDNYTDLLLVILPFEKDFFAKFGYESIFTGHPLLDAVKEYKPKNILQEGASKPILALLPGSRKQEVKTMLPIFLKAIDRMPYEIIIGAAGSLDDSIYQEIIESYPTDSKIRIVKDQTYNLLSVAELAIVSSGTATLETALFDVPQIVCYKGNKLSYVIARRLVDIKYISLVNLVSNKEVVTELIQNELTPENIRKEIQKIENGKDVQIKNDYKLLRKLLGEAGASERAAIEISTLLKKDKN
- a CDS encoding HRDC domain-containing protein, with product MDPSERTKIQKEFQDDELQFICATIAFGMGIDKSNIRWIIHFSMPKNLEGYYQEIGRAGRDGTQARALLFYGWNDYTIQKRFIDESEANQTFKTVQYAKLERMWEYANASECRTNLVLNYFGEYRSEGCGHCDNCLAPPKGFNASIIAQKALSAVKRTNEEVSMNILIDILRGSGRAEIRDAGYDRIKTFGAGRDISFIDWKIYITQMVNQGFLKIDYTDGFKLKLTPLSDAVLFENKQVKMVQISFGAEIAPKEKAKPAIQFVEEGLMQELKSWRSVLAKEKAVPAYVIFPDKVFEQIVEKMPLTKGALENVEGIGRVKLEQYGEQLLFIIQKFINTQDHKKNIKGKTYLDTLMLYKLGLSPEEIAGQRGISVVTVFSHFAHLYNQDEEIDLLKYVSITEIQLIEEAWKKGGKAMELAVIAENLKAPLEFHKIRLALAYLLKKEKQGNK
- a CDS encoding RecQ family ATP-dependent DNA helicase; this encodes MSTLADQEIHDILKSVWGFNTFRPQQEEIIHHVLNGQDALVIMPTGGGKSLCYQVPALVQPGLTVVISPLIALMNDQVQSLLLSGVKVAAMHSNMDRDALYRTEQSLIQKQIRLLYVSPERVNSNGFVDFLKRLDVSLFAVDEAHCVSVWGNDFRPDYVELARVRDAFPHVPFIALTATADDSTQSDICKQLHLTQPKKFISSFERKNIITESRPSQNRLRQIIEFLQKTRSKVVLSIV